tcccaagtaaccagcgataggacaagacccaatggcctcaggttgcctcaggggaggtttagactggacattgggaacaatttctttcctgaaagagtggtcaggcactggaccaggctgcccagggcagtggtggagtccccatccctggaggggttcaaaaaatgtgtaggtgtcgcacttcaggacatgctttagcaggcgtggtggtgttgggctgacggttgcacctgatgatctcagagctcttttccaaccttaataattctctGAAGCAGTGCAGGGGTCCCGTTTCTTTTGTTCCGCTCTCAGGCGAGAGCAGAGCGGGGTTTCAGCGGTGGGGCCCGAATGGAGCTGAGGGACTGCCGAGGGGTCGGTTCCAGGGCTCCGGGGCTCCGTGGTGCTGCGAGCACGTGCCAGACTGCAGACATGGGCTCCGCAGGCCGTGCACGGAGAATCTCTGTGCTCCACAGCGGCTGCAAGCGAAGCGAGGTGTTGCTGTGCTGTACGCACACAGCTCCCAAACACATCCCTCCTCAGCTATTGCCAGGCCACGTGCCACTTGGACAGCGTTGAGAAGCGCCGGTTCTGCTCACTTCGCTTGTCAGAGAAGTGCTTTGCTGATGGGGCAGGTGACAAAAATGCCTTCTTTCCTGACAGCGTCACTTTGAGATTTACAGCTTGGCTGGGAGTTGTGCTGAGCTCAAACTGTGTTCACATTTCCGGTGAACGTGCTGGCGTAAAAGCTTGGTGAAATGACACTGGGGCGAAGGTATGTGTGTGGTGGCCTCTCAAAGCcagctctttatttttttgtaaacatGTGTGGAGTTTTCCATCCTCAGACTGCAGCAGGTGTAGAATCAGGCAGGTCCCCATGAGGCGTGCTCTGGATCAAATGTGTGGGTCCCCAGGTCTCCAACCACGTTTCCCCCCGCTAGACAAAGCCCTGAGCTGAGCCCTGTTGAGAACAGCGCTTTTCTTCTTGGAATTCAGCCCTGAAGTGCTTGGGAGGCTTTAAGGACTGCctgacgactttcccttggttctTGCTCTCACGGTGGGATTTCGTAAGCTGCGAGACAACCTCTCTAGGCAGTTAATCCGCTCACAGAGACACAAGAGTTTTAATACTGGCACGTCTTCGTCTTTTTCTGTCTCGTACAAGATCCATCCCTCTTCCCGTCCCTTCCTGTCCCCTTCCACACGGGGCCTTGGCGCCCACTTGTCCACAGCCCTGTGTCCCTGACGGCAGCAGGACCTTGGCCGTGCCGGCGGGATCCTGACGCGTGAGCTCTGGCAGGCCTTGCCGAGGCACCAGAGATGGGCTgtgtctctgcctctgctgctcctgcttgggCGGCTGCGATTGCCAGGGAGCTCGTCgagcagcagcgctgccacagTAACAGCCGCTCTGAAAACGGGAAGGATGTTGGGATCTGTAGCTCAGCTGGCTTTCCCTGTGCCCCACCAGCTCAGCTCGGTACCTGCCCCAGATCCCGTGCATCCGCGGGAAGACTCTGCGCTGCCGTGAGCCCagagctgcagggacagagggcCTGCAGCCCCGGTTAGCTGTGGTCACAGCACAGCCGAAACCATTGCAGCCCCGCAGCATCCCAGCTCCAGAGCCCTGAAACACACAGTTACTGCTGGTACCAGTGTCTCACTCTgctaaagcaaacaggaaaacctAAACCTTTGGTCATGGCAATGAAGTCCTAAATGTAACGGAGATGGggcagtggcttctgctgaacagAAGCCGTCCTGTGGTTCTGCTTACGCTGGATGAACCCTTATCTCTGTGTCGAGGAGTATTTTCTCTCTGAAAGGAACTGCACTCTTCAGACAGGTTCAGAGAACTCACTGCCTTTGAATTTCCCTCGAAACCTGTTTGAACCTCACGCGGTGGAAGTGGGGGTGACGGGAATAGCTTAGCCCGGCAGCGCTGATTTGAGCATGAGCACGTGCTGAGCTGCGCGAAATAACGAGAGGGGCAGCGGTGCTGTCGGGTGATTGAGGCTGAAGAGGCTGAAGAGGCTGTCTGAGCTGCCCGTCACAGTTGACATTCTCGTGGTAAGAGCTGTGAAGTCTCTCGCCCTTCCGTCGTGTCTGGCAAGGCCCGGGATAACTGTTTGCCCCAGCAATGCTGCTTTCCCTGGAGTGGGGTTTGTTGCCTCAGCCACCGGGTACAGCCCGTTGTCACTGGCACAATTGTGATGAGGTTCTAGAGATTCCAGGCACGGGGAAGGAGCATGTCAGAGCAAGTGTGAAGCCGTGGAGGACAGCTGGTTGTCCTCAGCTCTCCCAAAAGCTGAACACTTGACTGGGATACGAGAGTTGGAGCGGTTCCTAGCGATAACTGAACCAGCAGGGAACTGGGAAGTGCTCATCGGATAGCTGAGAGTGACTTGGCAAACAGGACTGAAGAAAAGGGAATGTCTGGGAGCTTAAAATCTGCAGAGGGGAAGCGCAAGGCCTGTGACCTGGACAGAGAATGGATGGGCTTTTGCTCAGCTTTTGGGGAGGAGGAAGCGGAGGAAGAATTTGAACCACCTACAATGTCCTTCGAGTCGTACCTCACCTACAACCAGCCccagaagaaggaaaagacaaGCAAAGTGGGCAAACCCTCCGTGTCAGCTGGGGACAAAGACCAAGGGCACAGCGAACAGGACAGATCCAAAGCCAGTGCCAACAGCTCAGGCTCAAGTCAAAAAAGCGCAAGCCACAAGCGAACGAGCAAgaacaaagcagaggagaaactCCCAGAGTCTCCTAAACCAAAGCGGGTAAGGGTTGGAGGGCTCTGAAAGCGAACCAAGCAGGTGGGATCGGCTGCTCTCGGTCCTCTGCCCTCTGGGCTTCCTGGTTCTGCCCTTGGAGGTGCTGGGCTGTGTTGTGCCTCTGGGTGGGCTTGCGGTGTCTCGCTGGTGTCCAGCTCCGTGACTCCTGGTTCCTGCTGGGAGACAGCGTGCGTTGCCCGTGCCCTGTGCCGCAGGCGTTGCTGTGTGCTGTTcgagtggagctgctggagcagtgggtggcgagggaggggagaaaagaaacgCAAAGGGCAAAGCCCTGCTCATTAAAAACGGGGAGACAGAGCCACAGTCCTGTGGCAGAAGTGCAGCCTCCCCGCGAGGCTCGCTCTGCCGCAAGCTGAGCAGCAGCGAGTGGCTTattcacaaaaccaaaacaaacgcAGCTGCGTGCTGGCTGCACGCTGGCAGGATGCAGCACTCTGCTCTGTCGCTGGCTCACTTGCACGTACCTCTGCTTCCAGATACTTTTAGATGTGGTACCATCGTTACCGGACATCCCACTGCCCCCGATCCAGGCCAATTACCGCCCTCTTCCTCCAGTCCAGTGCATCGCCTGCTCCCAGACAAAAAGGAAAGGTACGTTGGGCAGGAAAATCGGTGTGAATCGGGCTGCAGCCACTGTGGGATGGAGTGGGAGCGGGTGCTGGCTGGGTTCAGGCCTTTCTGTTGGTCTGTTCTGCCTCTGGTGCTCGGAGCCTGGGTTTCAGAACAAGGTAGCTGCTTTCCCCcgagctgcagcagaagggaggaggattccttgctgaccctgcttgaggCTTGGGCTTTGGACTTGCCCTTCCTGAGGCGGGTTGCAGGTCTCCTGGAGAAGACTTGGGCCTTTAGGTTGCCTCTGGGGGACTCGGATGTGTCTCCTGTGTCACTCCCAGGGTGGGCTCTTCTTTTCCCTGTTCGCTTCTGACTCCAGGGAGCTCTCTTTACAGCAGCGTCTTCGCCAGCTGGAGACAGCGAAGCAGGTTTTACAGGCCGCCGCGTGAATCAAGAACAAAAGTGTATTCTGGCCGTAAACCTGCCTGCCTCCCAGAGACGATGTCTCCATATGAGCAATGGGTCAGAGACCGCAGTCACAACATTGACTGTAAGTgcctctcctcctctgtctgCAAGTCACGCTGTCACGCAGATACAGGGACGTCTTGGTGACTTGTTTCTCTGTTTCCCAGCAGTGTCTGGCTTGGAGCAGGTGAACTGTCAGCCCTTGTCAAAGGACAAGCTCCCTAATAGGGGAGGGATCTCACGGAAAGCTCAGGCCCTGCTTAACTTGCAGATATTGGTGCCTGATGACCCCTCGAGCTCTTGCACCTGCAGTTCCTTTCTCCTTGCCCTCGTCTTGCGCAGTGGCGTGCAGCACTGCTGGTTTTTCCCACTGCATTTCAGGGTGTCCAGCCCTTTCCTTGGCGAGGAAGGAGCAGGATAAATACTCTGTGCACCTTGCTTCTCTCTAGCGATCTGTGGAGTGGGtggtgtccccttctctgtgctGGAGCCAGTGTTGGAGAAATGCACCCCGGAGCAGCTGTATCGCATTGAGGAATGCAATCATGTGAGTGCCTGGGCCTGGGCAAGGGAGGGTGACACTGGACTGACGTTCTGTCCTCATCTGCAATAGCAGAGTGGTGAAGAACAAGGCTCTTTACAGCAAGAGGTGGTTTTTGCCAGTCCCGAGTTCCTGGCTTTGCCGTCTGCCCGTCTCTTGCTGCGAGCTGGCCCCTGAGCTTTCTTGCCCTCTGTGCTGTCCCAGTGGCAGTGGCCCTGGCTGGTGCTGAGGGAGAGGGGAGTGAAGGTGTCAGGAGGGATCCCAGCTTCCGTGGGGGTTTGTTTCAGGCCCTCCTTGGGGATACAGACCAACTCTGGCACAAGCACTGTCTGCGCGACTTCAAGTTCGAGAAGCCAGCAGAGTCTGAGTCCTGGCGGGAGATGTACCTGCGACTCCACGAGGCACGAGAGCAGCGGCTGCTCATGTTGGTACGGAACATCAGCTTGGCCAACAAACCCAAAGGTAAAGAAGGGCTGCAGGATCAGAGAGGGGCCTGGGAATGCAGCCTAGGGAACGTCTTTGTGTGGGGAAGGTCTTTTGCAGTGGCTGGCTGAAATCTAGTCCCATTTCAGAGTGGCTCACCTCTCTTCTTCGTGGTGGCCTTTGCTTCATGCCTTAGCAGGCTCTAGATTTCGTCCATAGTGTTGCTGATGCAGACTACACAGAGCCCATGCTGTGACCGCGAGAGGTTCATACCTCAGGGAGGAGGCTGTTGCCCGAGCGTTGGAATGGGTGCCCCGGGGAGAGGTGGTTGGCGCTGGCTGCGAGAAGCCCAGCGCTGAGGAGCCTCCGTTATCATAAGCTGGATCTAAGCAGTGTTTCCCTCTGGCCTCCTAACAGGCAGAGTGGCCAAAATGGCCTTTGTGAACTCAGCACCAAAGCCCCCTCGGGATGTGCGCAGGAGACAGGAGAAGTTTGGAACGGGAGGACCTCTGCTGCCAGAGAAGACCAAGTGAGTGTTTCTCAGTAGCTCTTGGTGCTCAGGGCCTCTTCTGGCGTGGGCTCCTGCCAGCTTTCCCCCGAAGCTCTGCGTCCTGGCAAGAAAGGACGCTGTGTGCCTGGGAGGTCCCTTTGCAGTGAAACTCCCACCTGGCATGGCCTCTGTCTTGCTGGGAAGCGTGGAGCTCCTGCTGGCTGCTGGTTCCCTGTGGTACGAGCCACGCTGCTGTTAACAAACGGGGCTGGTGTCTCGAGAATCGCACCAGAGCTCAGCAACTCCTTTGCTGAGCTGCCCGTCCCATCTCTGTTTCAGGATAAAACCAGTCCTGTACGCACCGAGCAAAAGCCAGGCTCATGTGAGtgaggagcagtgctgtgatgggCCCAGCACCAGCAGTGCCCGTCCTGTGCCAGTTTCATGGGGCACCTTCTCCTCCTGTGGCCCCAGGAAACCACCAGTGAAGAGTAAGTACAAACTGCAGAGCATCCCTGAGGTCTGCTAGAGCTCCTCCTTCACAGACACGTgaatctgctgcttctgctgcaagaGAAACCCAGCccgggcaggaggggtgatgttgctggcctctcccctctcctctcctgcctttcCCCTCCCGCTGTCTTGCTCCGTCTGTCCAAGTGTTTGCCAGAATGCGATGGCAGCGCAGCTCctgtggggaggcagcagggagagttTGGGCAGAGCTCTGTGTTGTTGCAGTGCAGAAAGCAGAGCGGGCTCTCCTCGCTCTGTGACCTGAAAGTCCGACCGGCCGTGATCAGAGAGCGCACGCGGACGCCTGCCTTGCGTCTGCTTTGCCGGGGCTGCAGCTTTGGCTTGCTCCCTGCTCTCCCAGTCTGTGACTGCTGCTTTAACGTCTGGGGAGTTCTTGGTTTCATTTGGtttgttctctttctctgttgCAGAAATTGCACCCTTGATGGCAAAGTCTATCAAAGATTTCAAAAACAGGTTCTCCCGCCCATAAGGGTGCAGAGCAGATCTGGGACTCGGCCTCTCGTGGGGGAGTGGCACGGAAGGGGTGAAGGTACCCGGCCAGCCCTTTTCTTTGAGCTCTTTGGAGGCTGCAGCTGCGGGAAGAAGCTTTGATCTGCACAAGACGACAGCAcagcattttgtcttttcttctgctccGTTGCTGAGTGTCAAGCcccctctcttctcctccttccgTAAACGtcttaataatttattaaaatggTTTTAGTTCATATTCTGCCCCTCTATCCCGCTGGTGTTATTTATGTCACTCCCAGCAGTCTCCGCCCTGCCAAGTCCATACAAGGGCCTGTCTGACTCCAGCTGGCAGGGGTCCGTCTGTCTGAGTGGGCACTGGGTGTCCCGGGAGTCTTTCCTCGTGGTCTGGTGCCCGCTGGGCCCAAAGCCCCACCCGGACTCTGTGGGACAGGTCGGGCCGGTGGCCCGTCTGCTCCTCGATCCGTGGGCAAACGCATCGAGTCCCGGGGCTTTGCTCTCTACCCGTGTGCGTTAATAAGCCCTTGGCTCTCACCCTTGtccctgctgttgctgcagatCTTGTCCAGATTCTGACGTCGCCGTGCAGGGATCCCAAGAGCCATCGTGGACttgttctctgctgctgttgtcttCTGCTGGCTACTGGGAGTAAAACTgggagggctgtggggaggaATGTCACTGTGCACCAAGTcagactggaattttttttttttagagagaaagAGGGGAACTCTGCCTGCCTCCTGGCTTAGGAACTGTTTTGAAACATTGAAAGCATCAGTGTGCGGGGCGCCGTGCAGCAGGCGGGGCGCTGGGGCTGTGTGGGAGGGGCCGCCGTGCGGTGGGCGTGTCGGCGGCAGCGCGcaggcgcggccgggcggggcgcaGCCATGGCGCACGGGGtcgggcgctgctgctgctgcggggaggcggcggcggccggcggggcgtgCGGCGCGTGCTGGGGGCTCTACCTGCGCATCGACCGGCAGCGCGTGCAGTGCCTCAACGAGCGGCGCGAGGGCAGCGGCGCGCTCGTCTTCCGCCCGTGGGAGGAGCGCGGCGACCGCGCGcaggtggggcggggcgggggcgggggcggggccgggagcggcggcgcCGCCTGATGGGAGCcgggcggcgggaaggggcggggccgCGTCGGGAGGGGGCGGGTCTTCGCCCTTCCCCCGAGCCCTTCAGGGGTGCTCGGCGCTCCGCGGCCTGGTGCGGCCCCCGCgtcccccgcgtccccggggccgGCGCCGCCCTGACCCGCCgctctctgcccccccccagctggtGGAAAGCGACGCCGACGCGGAGCTGCTCTTCAACGTCCCGTGAGTCCGCGGCCCGCTGGCCCCGGGCCGGCTGCCGGGTGTCGCTCCGCCCCGCACCGGGGGGAGGACAGCGGGGGTGACGCCGCGGGGTCGGGGTTTCTCGGTAGGTTCACCGGCAGCGTGAAGCTGAAGGCGGTCATGTTGGTGGGGGAGGACGACGGCACGCACCCGGCCGAGATGCGGCTGTGAGTACCGGGTCCGGCCGAGCCGAGGGGGCCCGACCCCCGGTGTGGGCGGGCCGTGGGAGGGGGCGGCCGGCTCTACAGCCCCTGGGGGTCCCGAGGACACGGGGATGAGCGCGGGCGCTGGTGTCAGGGAGCGCTGGGCTCGGGGC
The Opisthocomus hoazin isolate bOpiHoa1 chromosome 17, bOpiHoa1.hap1, whole genome shotgun sequence DNA segment above includes these coding regions:
- the LOC142363419 gene encoding LOW QUALITY PROTEIN: elongin-A-like (The sequence of the model RefSeq protein was modified relative to this genomic sequence to represent the inferred CDS: inserted 1 base in 1 codon); this translates as MLLSLEWGLLPQPPAESDLANRTEEKGMSGSLKSAEGKRKACDLDREWMGFCSAFGEEEAEEEFEPPTMSFESYLTYNQPQKKEKTSKVGKPSVSAGDKDQGHSEQDRSKASANSSGSSQKSASHKRTSKNKAEEKLPESPKPKRILLDVVPSLPDIPLPPIQANYRPLPPVQCIACSQTKRKAASSPAGDSEAGFTGRRVNXRTKVYSGRKPACLPETMSPYEQWVRDRSHNIDSICGVGGVPFSVLEPVLEKCTPEQLYRIEECNHALLGDTDQLWHKHCLRDFKFEKPAESESWREMYLRLHEAREQRLLMLVRNISLANKPKGRVAKMAFVNSAPKPPRDVRRRQEKFGTGGPLLPEKTKIKPVLYAPSKSQAHVSEEQCCDGPSTSSARPVPVSWGTFSSCGPRKPPVKKIAPLMAKSIKDFKNRFSRP